The Nitrospira tepida genome includes a window with the following:
- a CDS encoding biotin--[acetyl-CoA-carboxylase] ligase — translation MRTRVFGRHLHVLSQTDSTNSALLKLAQAGAEHGTVVCADHQTAGRGRRGRSWFSRPGDGLCFSLLLRGRRLLSDDVHWPAWVPLASGTAVALGIADTVAITPQLKWPNDLLLGGRKLGGILSESLLTTQSPPFFIVGIGLNVNLPQKDLPEDLHDTATSLIMATGRPVDRARLLSNILERLEEQLEPVLDGEIAQAISAYTGLCATIGRQVSIEFAAAPPLIGLAEAVAPDGALLVQSLSSSSGPRKAETVAVRVGDVVHLR, via the coding sequence TTGCGAACCCGTGTCTTCGGACGGCATTTGCACGTCCTCTCGCAGACCGACTCGACCAATTCCGCCCTGCTCAAGCTGGCTCAAGCAGGAGCCGAACATGGCACGGTAGTCTGCGCCGATCACCAGACCGCCGGCCGCGGCCGTCGGGGCCGGTCGTGGTTCTCCCGTCCCGGCGACGGTCTCTGTTTCTCGCTGCTGCTCCGTGGCCGCCGGCTTCTTTCTGATGATGTCCACTGGCCCGCATGGGTTCCCCTTGCCAGCGGCACGGCCGTTGCGCTGGGCATCGCCGATACGGTCGCCATCACTCCACAGCTCAAATGGCCGAACGATCTCCTCCTCGGCGGCCGCAAGCTGGGCGGGATCCTGTCTGAAAGCCTGTTGACGACTCAGTCTCCTCCGTTCTTCATCGTCGGCATTGGACTCAACGTCAACCTGCCGCAGAAGGACCTGCCGGAAGATCTGCACGACACAGCCACGTCATTGATCATGGCCACCGGCCGGCCGGTTGACCGCGCGCGGCTTCTTTCCAATATTCTTGAGCGGTTGGAAGAACAGCTTGAACCGGTGCTGGACGGCGAGATCGCGCAGGCCATTTCGGCCTATACAGGGTTGTGCGCCACGATCGGCCGGCAGGTCAGCATCGAGTTCGCGGCCGCGCCTCCCTTGATCGGGCTGGCCGAAGCCGTGGCGCCGGATGGAGCCCTCCTCGTTCAATCCCTCTCCTCCAGCTCCGGCCCCCGGAAGGCGGAGACGGTTGCAGTCCGGGTTGGAGATGTGGTCCACTTACGATGA
- a CDS encoding response regulator, whose translation MASKLFVIDSSPAVRRMIEQLSSDQGYEVYSFLDGPSALEAAKKMAPKAVIADYHLNKITFSSFCKELNKLDNLTDTPIISLIDSADHPDEGLYRSLGVAVFLTKPIQPGSLLDTLQSLETSGQAAAKKSKAKRTWPPTSQATDLEEGDSPAEDGEELNFSFEPAGSKEASPQGPSADPPALAPHIDQPSPPDQPRATALTQATEARPSETRSSQPSSSPRPPIAPPHLEMASKTFFDAMASGVAKQVTESLTTSVQSLVSREVDRQVNEKVQDAVRAHLAEVLSPTAVAGSIEPIVRRELPSLVSQQISSHLVSLEPTVLQRMEETTKPAIESAVQAAVEQAVLTAIEQAVQEIVPAVAETQVSEEIKRLSALE comes from the coding sequence ATGGCGTCCAAACTCTTTGTCATCGACAGCAGCCCGGCCGTCCGCCGCATGATCGAACAACTGTCCTCCGACCAAGGATACGAAGTCTACAGTTTCCTGGACGGCCCCTCCGCCCTGGAGGCTGCCAAGAAGATGGCGCCGAAGGCCGTCATCGCGGACTATCACCTGAACAAGATCACCTTCTCCAGTTTTTGCAAGGAACTCAACAAGCTGGATAATCTGACCGACACCCCGATCATCTCGCTGATCGACTCCGCCGATCACCCGGACGAAGGATTGTACCGCTCGCTCGGCGTCGCGGTCTTCCTCACCAAGCCGATCCAACCGGGCAGCCTACTGGACACTCTGCAGTCTCTGGAAACATCCGGACAGGCGGCAGCCAAGAAGAGCAAAGCCAAACGGACTTGGCCCCCCACCTCACAGGCCACCGACCTGGAGGAAGGTGACAGCCCGGCCGAAGACGGTGAGGAGCTGAATTTCTCCTTCGAGCCTGCCGGCTCCAAGGAGGCCTCCCCCCAGGGACCATCAGCCGATCCACCGGCACTCGCGCCACACATCGATCAACCGTCGCCGCCGGATCAGCCTCGCGCCACGGCCCTTACGCAAGCGACCGAAGCCCGCCCCTCTGAGACCCGTTCCTCCCAACCCTCATCGTCGCCGAGACCTCCCATTGCACCGCCGCACTTGGAGATGGCCAGCAAGACCTTCTTCGATGCCATGGCCTCGGGCGTCGCCAAGCAGGTGACCGAGTCCCTGACAACGTCGGTTCAGAGCCTCGTGTCCCGTGAGGTGGACCGTCAGGTCAACGAGAAGGTGCAGGATGCGGTGCGCGCGCACTTGGCCGAAGTCCTCTCGCCGACCGCCGTAGCCGGTTCAATCGAGCCGATCGTGCGGCGGGAGTTGCCCAGTCTGGTCAGCCAGCAGATCTCGAGCCATCTCGTCTCGCTGGAGCCGACCGTCCTTCAGCGGATGGAGGAAACCACCAAACCCGCCATCGAATCCGCCGTCCAAGCTGCGGTGGAGCAAGCCGTCCTGACTGCCATCGAACAGGCCGTGCAGGAGATCGTCCCCGCCGTGGCGGAAACTCAGGTGAGTGAAGAAATCAAACGCTTGAGTGCGCTCGAATAG
- the nadC gene encoding carboxylating nicotinate-nucleotide diphosphorylase, with protein MQPLSPDQLHGIVMAALQEDAPFGDATTAALFPDPVSASAVVLAKQHVTVAGLAVAIQTFREVDAALTMTEHVPDGSTAQAGAALLTIAGDARSILRAERVALNFLQHLSGIATLTRAYCDAIRGYPAKILDTRKTLPGLRALEKWAVSLGGGTNHRFSLSDGIMVKDNHIALLAQAGLSLAEGCRLARERAPHRLRMIVEVDALEQIPMALDGGADVILLDNMIPADVRRAVDLIKGRALVEVSGGITLATVRDYAAAGADFISIGALTHSAPAADISLDLTPA; from the coding sequence ATGCAGCCTCTTTCGCCTGACCAGCTTCACGGCATTGTGATGGCGGCCTTGCAGGAAGATGCGCCCTTCGGCGACGCGACCACGGCCGCCCTGTTTCCCGATCCTGTGTCCGCCTCCGCAGTCGTGCTGGCCAAGCAGCATGTGACCGTGGCGGGGCTCGCGGTCGCAATTCAGACGTTTCGAGAGGTTGATGCCGCCTTGACCATGACCGAGCACGTTCCCGACGGCTCGACGGCGCAAGCGGGCGCTGCCCTGCTTACGATCGCCGGAGACGCCCGGTCTATCCTGCGGGCGGAACGGGTCGCGCTGAATTTCTTACAGCACCTCTCCGGGATCGCCACGCTCACGCGCGCCTATTGCGACGCAATCCGCGGCTATCCGGCCAAGATTCTCGATACGCGGAAGACGCTGCCCGGCCTCCGAGCCTTGGAAAAATGGGCGGTGAGCCTGGGCGGAGGGACCAACCACCGCTTTTCGCTGAGCGACGGCATTATGGTCAAGGACAACCATATTGCGTTGCTCGCGCAGGCGGGATTGTCGCTGGCGGAGGGTTGCCGCCTTGCGAGAGAACGGGCCCCGCATCGCCTGCGGATGATTGTCGAGGTCGATGCGCTGGAGCAGATCCCAATGGCGCTCGACGGCGGAGCGGACGTGATCCTCCTGGACAACATGATTCCTGCCGACGTACGAAGGGCCGTTGATCTGATCAAGGGCCGGGCGCTGGTGGAAGTCTCGGGGGGCATCACGCTGGCGACGGTCCGGGACTATGCGGCGGCCGGGGCCGACTTCATCTCGATCGGAGCCTTGACCCATTCGGCGCCGGCGGCGGATATCAGCCTTGACCTCACCCCGGCGTAA
- a CDS encoding HAD-IA family hydrolase → MALTDSPIHVVFFDAAGTLFRVKRSVADIYLDLAVPYGFRRGPDSREAIKGAFKRAMQDAPPPAFQVTDPAEIKRCERLWWFDVVHNVFYRVGMFDRFDDFFEEVFRRFDGPEFWELYPETIDALKGLRDRGLELGIISNFDSRLFGVLKGLGIADYFDTVTISSLARSAKPAPGIFRLALEKHALDPEEALHIGDSLRDDVVGAQRAGLAGLLIQRQGEQPESEPPQGLNPFQTIKTLSELSDLLNPR, encoded by the coding sequence ATGGCATTGACGGATTCGCCGATCCACGTCGTGTTCTTTGATGCGGCCGGGACGCTGTTTCGGGTGAAGCGGTCCGTCGCCGACATCTACCTTGATCTGGCGGTTCCGTATGGGTTCCGCCGCGGACCGGACTCGCGCGAGGCGATCAAGGGAGCCTTCAAGCGCGCGATGCAGGATGCGCCGCCGCCGGCTTTCCAGGTCACCGATCCGGCCGAGATCAAACGGTGCGAGCGGCTCTGGTGGTTCGATGTCGTGCACAATGTCTTCTATCGCGTGGGCATGTTCGACCGGTTCGACGATTTTTTTGAAGAGGTGTTTCGGCGCTTCGACGGTCCGGAATTTTGGGAGCTGTATCCGGAAACGATCGACGCATTGAAGGGCCTGCGGGATCGCGGATTGGAACTGGGCATCATTTCGAACTTTGACTCGCGACTGTTCGGCGTCCTTAAGGGGCTCGGGATCGCCGACTATTTCGATACGGTCACAATTTCGTCGTTGGCCAGGTCCGCAAAACCGGCACCAGGGATTTTTCGGTTGGCCTTGGAAAAACATGCGCTCGACCCGGAGGAAGCCCTGCATATTGGAGACAGTCTTCGGGACGATGTGGTGGGCGCGCAGAGGGCAGGCCTGGCCGGCCTGTTGATCCAGCGTCAGGGCGAGCAACCGGAGAGCGAGCCGCCTCAGGGGCTCAATCCGTTTCAGACGATCAAAACCTTGTCTGAACTGTCGGACTTGCTGAATCCACGATAG
- a CDS encoding valine--tRNA ligase: MSHRELPKTYDPHEVEQRWYEFWAGRGYFHARVDDPAQPYTIVIPPPNVTGSLHVGHALNNSLQDILIRWRRMQGRNTLWVPGMDHAGIATQNVVERQLAAEGLSRETLGREKFIERVWAWKEQSGGTILRQLRRLGASCDWERTRFTMDAGLSKAVREVFVRLHEDGLLYRGERLINWCPRCLTALSDIEVEHEETTGKLYTIRYPLADDPSRWLLVATTRPETMLGDTAVAVHPEDDRYKDLIGRQVALPLTSRTIPIVGDAILVDREFGTGAVKITPAHDFNDFEAGERHALPRIKLLDIHAHLKAGLLAEGAKADQGVIQAVGDLPVAKARPKIEQLLAERGLLEKVEPHKMALGKCYRCKTVVEPFLSDQWFVKIKPLARPAIDAVEQGDIQIIPEAWKNNYLGWMRDIKDWCISRQIWWGHQIPAWYCETCHGKSFIRRASDGVPVIPSDAVPLVGLSKPASCPKGHGGSLVQDPDVLDTWFSSALWPFSTLGWPDKTRDLEKYYPTSTLVTGLDILFFWVARMIMMGLKFMGEVPFREVYIHALVRDAEGQKMSKSKGNVIDPLHVMEQYGTDALRFTLASMSTPGRDIKLAEERIEGYRNFANKIWNAARFILMNLEGPRTATPAKERSLPDRWILARLSETIGSVSQSLEHYRFDQACSSLYQFVWHEYCDWYLELAKVALQQRDSPEAKATRQTLEESSEALMRLLHPFMPFLTEEIWQTLPHEGESVMIQSYPRPDPAWEDKEAEEALLLLQQAVSLVRTGRSLLNYSPAVQVAFFVECQQAGNTSALSRMTAYLSALAKGPAQVAASQGWPSEKLLQLTRQGTTIGLTVMGQVDLQKALARIAKQRDDEALERTRLEGKLKNQEFVAKAPPEVVAEHQQRLVLIQDNQAILDSSLTQLTNMLER; this comes from the coding sequence ATGAGCCATCGCGAACTTCCCAAAACCTACGATCCGCACGAGGTCGAGCAACGCTGGTACGAGTTCTGGGCCGGACGGGGCTATTTTCATGCCCGCGTGGATGACCCGGCGCAACCCTATACGATCGTAATCCCGCCGCCCAATGTGACCGGGTCGCTCCACGTCGGCCATGCGCTGAACAACTCCTTGCAAGACATCCTCATCCGCTGGCGACGGATGCAGGGGCGCAACACGCTCTGGGTCCCGGGCATGGACCACGCCGGCATCGCCACGCAAAACGTGGTTGAGCGGCAACTGGCGGCGGAGGGCCTTTCGCGGGAAACTCTGGGACGTGAGAAATTCATCGAGCGGGTCTGGGCCTGGAAGGAACAGTCCGGCGGGACCATCCTGCGCCAGCTCAGACGGTTGGGAGCCTCCTGCGATTGGGAACGCACCCGTTTCACGATGGATGCCGGGCTGTCGAAGGCCGTCCGCGAGGTCTTTGTCCGGCTCCACGAGGACGGGCTCCTCTATCGGGGCGAACGGTTGATCAACTGGTGCCCGCGCTGCCTGACCGCTCTCTCGGACATTGAAGTCGAACATGAGGAGACCACGGGAAAGCTCTACACGATTCGGTATCCGCTGGCGGACGATCCGTCTCGATGGCTGTTGGTCGCGACGACCCGTCCGGAAACGATGCTCGGCGATACGGCGGTCGCCGTGCATCCGGAAGACGACCGGTATAAGGATCTCATCGGCCGGCAAGTCGCGCTGCCGCTCACCAGCCGAACCATCCCAATTGTGGGGGATGCCATCCTCGTGGACCGCGAGTTCGGAACCGGCGCGGTCAAGATCACGCCGGCCCATGACTTTAACGACTTCGAAGCAGGCGAGCGGCATGCACTCCCCCGGATCAAGCTCCTGGATATCCACGCCCACCTCAAGGCCGGCCTCCTCGCGGAAGGCGCCAAGGCCGACCAAGGCGTGATTCAGGCCGTCGGCGATCTTCCGGTCGCGAAGGCTCGTCCGAAGATCGAACAGTTGCTTGCAGAACGAGGTCTCTTGGAAAAAGTCGAGCCGCACAAAATGGCGCTCGGCAAGTGCTACCGCTGCAAGACCGTGGTCGAGCCCTTTCTGTCAGACCAATGGTTCGTGAAGATCAAGCCGCTGGCCCGGCCCGCCATCGATGCGGTTGAGCAGGGCGACATTCAGATCATCCCCGAGGCTTGGAAGAACAACTATCTGGGCTGGATGCGCGACATCAAGGACTGGTGCATCTCCAGACAAATCTGGTGGGGACATCAGATCCCCGCCTGGTATTGCGAGACCTGTCATGGGAAATCCTTCATCCGTCGAGCCTCTGACGGAGTTCCGGTCATTCCATCCGATGCCGTGCCGCTCGTCGGCTTATCGAAACCGGCCTCCTGTCCCAAAGGGCACGGCGGGAGTCTCGTGCAGGACCCCGATGTGCTCGACACCTGGTTCTCCTCCGCCCTCTGGCCCTTCTCCACGCTGGGCTGGCCGGACAAGACACGGGATCTTGAGAAGTATTATCCGACCTCAACGCTCGTGACCGGGCTCGACATTCTGTTTTTTTGGGTCGCGCGCATGATCATGATGGGTCTGAAATTCATGGGTGAGGTGCCCTTCCGCGAAGTCTATATCCACGCGTTGGTCCGCGACGCCGAAGGGCAAAAGATGAGCAAGTCGAAGGGGAACGTGATCGACCCCCTCCATGTGATGGAACAGTACGGCACCGATGCCTTGCGCTTTACCCTTGCCTCCATGTCCACCCCGGGCCGCGACATCAAGCTCGCCGAGGAGCGGATCGAGGGCTATCGCAACTTCGCGAACAAGATCTGGAACGCCGCGCGGTTCATCCTGATGAACCTGGAAGGGCCGCGAACAGCAACACCGGCGAAAGAGCGCTCACTGCCGGATCGATGGATTCTTGCGCGGTTAAGCGAGACGATTGGATCCGTGTCGCAGTCGTTGGAACACTATCGCTTCGATCAAGCCTGCTCGTCTCTCTATCAGTTTGTCTGGCATGAGTACTGCGACTGGTACCTTGAGCTCGCCAAGGTTGCGTTGCAACAGCGGGACTCACCGGAAGCCAAGGCCACGAGGCAGACCTTGGAGGAATCCAGCGAAGCGCTCATGCGGCTGTTGCATCCCTTTATGCCCTTCTTAACGGAGGAGATCTGGCAGACGCTCCCCCACGAAGGTGAGAGCGTGATGATCCAGAGCTACCCTCGCCCCGATCCGGCCTGGGAGGACAAGGAAGCGGAAGAGGCGCTCTTACTGCTTCAACAGGCAGTCAGCCTCGTCCGCACCGGACGATCGTTGCTGAATTACAGTCCTGCCGTGCAGGTGGCCTTCTTCGTCGAATGCCAGCAGGCCGGGAACACCAGCGCGCTGTCCCGAATGACTGCCTATCTCTCTGCCTTGGCCAAAGGACCGGCGCAAGTCGCCGCCTCCCAAGGCTGGCCAAGCGAGAAGTTGCTGCAGCTGACCAGACAGGGCACGACCATCGGCCTGACCGTCATGGGCCAGGTGGACCTGCAGAAGGCCCTCGCGCGCATCGCCAAGCAGCGCGATGATGAAGCGCTCGAGCGTACTCGTCTCGAAGGCAAGCTCAAGAATCAGGAGTTTGTCGCAAAGGCGCCCCCCGAAGTCGTGGCCGAGCACCAGCAGCGGCTGGTCTTGATTCAAGACAATCAAGCCATCCTCGACAGCAGCCTTACCCAGCTCACGAACATGCTGGAACGGTAA